In Nostoc sphaeroides, the genomic window ACGTATGGACATTGCCATAACCCTACAAGGAAATTACTACCTTGAATTGGGTATAACCCGTATGCTCTATGTCTCGTTCCCAGTCTCCGACTGGGAATGCCCAGTCGTTGAGGCTCGGCCTCAAGACTTGCGGCAGAGCCGCAATTGATCTGCATTTCCAGTCGGAGACTGGAAACGAGATTTGAATGTAAAAGCTTGTTTGAGGCTGGCTTTCACGTTAAGTTGACACCAATGGACATTGCCGTAACCCGACAAGGAAACTACTACTTGGAATTGGGTATAACCCGTATGGTCTATGGCTTCAAGTCACTTTTCTAGATTTTACAATATAAGTAAGACATAAAAATAAAGCTTCAATTATATGAAAATACTCTCATCAGAGCTAGTCCATTTGGGATTTGGCAAATATGTGCGTTCTGACCAAGTAACAGCAGTTATACCAATAGAAGAGGAGCGAGGCCCAGGACGACGAACCTTTGTTCACGTTCAAGGGCAAAGCGATCCAATTATCGCCTCTCGCGCTGAAGATACCATCGTGCGTGATTTGGTACAGGAACCACACGAAGTTACCCAAGCCCGTCAGCAGCAGGAAATTCTTCAAGATTTATTGGTTAATTTAGCTAATGTTAATTCAACTGTGCGTCGAATTAACCGTGATGAAGGCAGTTTGGATCTTGATTTGTTAGAGCGACGAATTAAGCAAGTCCTGGAAAATTAATTGCAGAAATCAGCAAACTTTCATAACGGAGAACGATATTGCTGAATACCATTACAGACCAAGTTTCAGCATCAGATACACAATGAAGGCGTTGCGTAGCTTTTTTGAGAGTCAGATTAGTAGGCGCTTTCCAAATGCTGAAATTCTTTATTGGACTTAGAAGAATACTTCGCTCATATAGAGTTTGAGCAAATTAATTATTGGGTTAGAGAGCGATTGATAGATGCGATCGCTCTTTTTTCAAGTTGGTCAGGTGCATTAGGCTAAAGCCGTAACACATATTAACAAAACAATTACTTTTTAAAACCTAGTGATCTGTCCCAAAAATTTTGATAGGTTTGTAGTAAGCACTTCAGTGCTTAAAAATCCAGGACTAAAGTCCTGACTACGAACTTTTTTACCTCTCGCCTGGGTTTGGCTACGCCCACGCAAAGCGGGATAATTTGGGCAGATTACAGGCGGCGTTATACATTAATAAGTGTATCTGCAATACCGGACTTGTTCTGGCTTAGTCTCAATAGCAAAGGTTTGGAGATGTTTACTTTATCAGAAACTTCTATCCTAGCGGCAATCCTACTGGTAGCTTTAGGCATTTTGGGCTGGGGCTTTTATCGCGCCAGACCTTTTGGTAAACTGGGAATCTTAGCCTGGTTACAGTCGGTGGTGTTGATGACTCCCTGGCTCCTGTTTTTTGGATTGTTTGCCGCAGGGATTTACATCAATATAGCGGGTATATTGTTCTTAGTGGTGACATCCGCCGGATTGTACGTCTACTTGGGCAGACAGTTACGCGCAGCTGGGCAAGATGCCATCCTCAAGCAACGCGCCACCGAAAGACTCGCTGCTGCTTCCTCACTTAAAGCAAATTCCCCACAACCAAAAGTAGCAGAACTGAAACCGGAGATCCCACCGATACCAGAAGAAGACTTGAATGCAGTTAAAGGTATTTTCGGTATCGATACGTTTTTTGCTACAGAAACGATCGCTTACCAAGATGGAGCCATTTTCAAAGGCAATTTGCGGGGAGAACCAGAAGAGACTCACAACCGTCTAACTGCAAGTTTACGGCAACGCCTTGGCGATCAATATCGCCTATTTTTAGTGGAAAATACAGATGGTAGACCTGTGGTGATTGTCCTACCCAGTCGCAATGATCCCAAGCCGATGTTGCGATCGCAAAAAGCTTTTGCAGGTATTCTGTTGATAGCGACCATTGCCACAAGTTTAGAAGCTGCGGGATTACTGCTGAATTTTGATTTCTTTGGCAATCCAGGGCGGTTTCAAGAAGCTTTGCCCATAGGCGCTGGGATATTTGCGATTTTAATAGCTCACGAAATCGGTCATTGGTTACTTGCACAGCGTCACCAAATCCGCCTTAGCTGGCCTTTCTTTCTGCCGGCTGTCCAAATTGGTTCCTTTGGTGCAATTACCCGCTTTGAATCTCTATTACCCAACCGCAAGGTATTATTTGATATTGCCTTGGCAGGGCCAGCCGCAGGTGGTATTGTCTCTTTGTTAATGCTGGTGACGGGCTTGGTGCTTTCTCACCCAGGTAGTTTATTTCAATTACCAAATCAGTTTTTCCAAGGGTCGATTTTGGTGGGAAGTTTGGCGCGAGTTGTCCTTGGTTCGGCGTTGCAGTCACCCCTGGTAAGTGTTCATCCCTTAGTGATAATTGGTTGGCTGGGGTTAGTAATTAACGCTTTGAACTTAATGCCAGCCGGACAACTCGATGGTGGGCGCATTGTTCAGGCGATTTATGGACGCAAAACCGCAGGACGAGCAACAGTAGCAACTTTAATTTTACTAGCACTAGTGTCTCTCGGTAATACTCTTGCCATGTACTGGGCGATCGTAATTTTCTTTTTGCAACGAGATCAAGAACGCCCCAGCTTGAATGAAGTCACTGAACCCGATGATGCTAGAGCCGCTTTGGGGCTTTTGGCTCTATTCTTGATGATTACCACGCTTCTACCCTTAACTCCCGGTTTGGCTGGGCGTTTGGGAATAGGATAGTGTTTATGGAGCCTACACCCAAACAAGCAATATCCACAAATTCGGGTGTGCTATCAACTTACCAGAGTTATAAACGAATAGACCTTGTAAGATTAGACGAGCGCACCAGAAATGTTTATATTTTGGAGCATCGCAACGACGATGAAGCATTCCATATCTACATCGACAGGAGACGTGCCCAATCTCCAAAACAGATGCCGATGACAATTGAGGAAGCGGAAGCTGATTTACAGAGACGGTTTGGACAGCAAGCTAGTTAAAATAATTCGTAATGACGCTCCTGCGTCGCTAACGCTGCGCTAACGTAATTCAGTTTTGTAACGGGGATTGAGCGCAAAACCGGAGCAGTTTGACTGACGAATAGAAGTGTGAAGGATAAAGTATTAACTTTCATCCTTCATCCTTTTTTATGGTTTCCAACCTGCTAACAAATTCGGGTAAGCCGTTGGTGTGGGGAAAATTTTCTGGAAACCAGTTTGACGCTCTTGTGGCTTTTCTTTGCTCATATTCCAGAGGGTTTCATAGAAAAAGAAAGAGACTCCAGCGAAATTGCGATCGCGTACTTTTTGCACTTGTGTCTGAATTTGTTGCATCGGCACAGATCGGTTTTTTAACCCAGCCAGAATACCGACACTCACAGGAATATGGCTCTTGGCCGCTTTCACTTCTGGATACTCTAATTCGCTGATAAAAATATTCAAGTCATCACGATATATCTGCAAAACTAAGTCTTCAATAATTCCCAGCCGTTCCCATTTCTGCCAGTCTGCTAAAAAGAAGTCGTAGGAAAAACGTTGAGGATTAGGAGCAACAGAAACCAGGCAATTTTTTTTAGTAGCTTTAATGGCTGTAAATACCCGTTTCATAAACTCCGTGATTTTATTAGCTCTCCAGCGCACCCATTCTGGATCTTTAAAGTTTTTGGAGGGAGCTTTACCACGGTGTTCTTTTTTGTAAAGTGCCACTGTGTAAGCATCGTATCCTAATTCTGATGGTAAGCCAAAATGGTCATCAAATTGAATACCATCGATATTGTAGTTTCTAACAATTTCAACAATTAAATCTTGAATAAATTGTTGTACTTCTGGGCGAAAGGGATTTAGCCAAACGCGATTATGTGTCCCTTCTTTGATAATCCGCGTCCCGTCACTTTTACTAGTGAGCCATTGGGGACGATTTTTAGCTAATAGAGAATCTGCTGGTGCCATAAAGCCAAATTCAAACCAGGGAATCACTGTTAACCCTTTTTGATGTCCCACATCAACAATTTCTTTGAGAATATCTCGTCCTTTGAGTCCGGGTGTGGGATCGAGCGATCGCCCAATAACTTTGGCCGCAACTTTGCTAGGATACAACGTATATCCCCAATTCCAAACCGCCGGATATATGGTGTTAAAATTGAGTTCGTCAAGGCGTTGCAAAGATCCCTTGAGGCGATCGCGCTCAAATAACACATCACTATCAATATTTGTTAACCACACTCCCCTTAACTCAGATGCTGACGTAGGCGGCAGATTAATTTGAGCGTTTAAGGGAAACGATAGCATCACCGTAGCAACTACACTCAAGCTAGCTATAACAGCAAACAAAAGAGACTTTCTACTTTGGCGAATATTCCACCAAGAATGAAACTCAACACACCACTTTACAAACCTTTTCATCATTTGGTTACAGACATGATCAAATTATGAGCAATCAGCATAAATAGCGATCGTTTCGATTGTAAGCGCTAAAACAATCGCTCTTCATGCTGAGGTTTCTTATTTGGCGCTGGCTATGAGATCATTCCAGGCTTTGACTGCTGCTTGTAAATTCTTTGGCAGGTTATTTTGAGAAATATCGTTGTACTGAACCGTACCCTGTTGGCTGGTAAGAGTGTAGGTGATAAAATCAGCAGAACCGATGGGGGCTGGATAACTCAGATTTTTGAATTTACTAAATTTAGAACGTTCTAGCGATCGCACAAATTGTTGCACCTGTTGCACAGAAACGCGGCGAACACTACGCTCAGAATCATTGGCATCACCAATCCGCACCCGAATCAATTGTCCATCTTTGAGTAGAACAGTCTCGTAAGTTCTGCCAATAAAACCACCACTGGAAATTTGCCGAAATACTACATGTCCAGCTAATGGTGGTGGTAACTCGCTGACTGGAATTTGCACCGGGGTTAGTGGACTTGAGCTAGCGTTTTCATTTAGCCTGAGTGCGGAACCTGTTTGATTGGTATGATAAACCAAGGTTTGTTCACCAATGCCTACAACCACCCGCCAACCTGGTACCAAAGCTGCGGTACAGAATTCATCAGCATTAGCTAATTCTAAACAGCCATCTCTCCAAGTTTGCTGTTTAAACTCAATGATTCTTAGCTGAGAAATTGGCTGTTGCAAACGCTTGGAGGCGGCTTGCAAAACAGCATTTTTTACAGATGCGGGTAATTTATTTTGCTGATTGTTTGCCGAGGCTAAACGTAGCGATCGCCCATTATTATGGTCTAAATCTTCCACTACCGCGTTAGCTACTGGACGTTGCAAGCGGTTTGATTTAATATTGTCTTTGAGAACTTCATTGCTTGTTTCTAGCGATAACTTTGCAGTAGCGGCCGTAACGCCTTTGATAAATGTTAAACCGCTAGCAACAGACAAAATTCCAGTCAAAATCAAAACAGTGAAAATTCGCGTTTGATTGGGGTTAAAGTAGTTTTTCAGCATGAGTTTCATAGTAATATAGGGATGTTAGTCAAGAGTTATATAACTCATAAATAGTATCCAGCCAAGAATATACAATAAAGTATACAATTCCAGGACTTCGCCAGTTGGAATTAATTTAGTACCTGTCTTCTGAAACAGATATAAAAACCAGACGCTGATGTACTGATTGTTTGTTCCTTAAAGGATGAATGAACAAGTCTAATTTATTACTCGCCGAGCGACTAGAAGTCGCGGCTACACAAACAAAAGCTACCGATCGTGGGTTAAAAACCTTGATTTTGTATTATAGCGGTTCTCGTTTAGGTGAGGTACACCTGTAGGGGCACGGCAGTGCCGTGCCCTTACACCTCGCAATATAATGCAATACCGTTCAGTTAAGCCCAAAAATCTTGGTAGAGACGCGAAATTTCGCGTCTCTACAGGTTTAAAATCAGTACCACAAATCCTTAACTGAACTGTATTGCAATATAATGTTGTAGCGCATCTGAATGGGAACCGCTATAGTCCACGAAGGTGGAAAGAGTTTGTGTAGTAGCGGATTCTATTCGCTACACAAGCAAAAGCTACCGATCGTGGGTTAAAAACCTTGATTTTGTATTAGTCCACGGAGGTGGACGAAAGTTTGTGTAGTAGCGAATTCTATTCGCCCAATACTTTGAAAACATCCTCTTAGTCCCTTATAGCAATTATCATTTGAACGGGTACTGCGTAGGGACACGCGATCGCTCATTGGTGTCAACTTAAGGTGAAAGCCGTTTATTGAACAAGGTAATCCACACCACTGTCTGGAAAAATAGCTTGCCAGAAAAGCTTGCAATAGTTTTTCCCTCATTTTCGTAAGCGAGAGTTGAATAAAAGTAATTTTAAAAAAGAATCCTACAAAACTATAGCTGAGGTTTTGCTCTGCTCAACCTAGCGTCTACAATATTTTGCAAGTAATCTCAGGCAATATTTAGGCGCTAATCGCTTGGTGTTCAGCTTCAATTAACTGATGCTGAGGTACATCAAATCTAATAGTACTTGCTGCCCAGTCTTTAAAGTCGGGTGCTAGCCAGACTAGCTTGCACAGAATTTCATCATTGATCCACAACACCAACGGAAACCGAAACTCTTTCCGAAACTGATTTCGCATCATGTTGGTACTGATGATTAGTTGGTTAATTTGTATTACAGATTCTAAACCCCGTACCATCAAAGCTTCGGGAAGAGTCGCCCCAATCGCAGTTGTAATAGCTGTATATAATGTGTCTGTTGCAGGTGACAGCAGGATTTCGTGGATGTCTGCTGATGAAAATTCTGTTAACACATTCAACACTTGCTGCTGCCTTTCAACAGAGTTACAACAAGCTAATATCAGTGAGAACTCCCCACCAGAAACCATTATCGCCCTTGTCAGTCTCTTAGTGGCTGCTGTGCTGTTAGCTGTGCCATTTTCCGAATTACTTAAGCTGATCATTAAAAAAATCCTGCTTTGAATTTTAAAAATATTTGAGCAATATTCAGTTATTGTACCCTATGAATTTTTATTGAAAAGTGTTAAGCGGGTAATTTGGATGAGGTTTTTCCTCTAATACCAAGCATAATACTACGCATTGTCTAAGGAAGGAGCATATCATGTATTATCCCACACTCATAATTAAAGGATAATGTAAAGGTAGTATCAAAATCATGTAAGGAAAAGATAATGCAAGCATAAGGAAGCAGTTCGCAAATTAGCAATGTAATTATCACTGTATTTTTATAGATTTTGGCATCTACCATTGGTTAAGTAATTATTTTAGAATAAAAGGTTAAAAAAATACTCAGTATAAGTTTAACAATAAACATTGGGAAGTGGGAGAAAACTTATACCATTTTGGATTTTGGATTTGAGACTTCGGCTTACCTCGTTTCCAGTCTCCGACTGGAAATGCAGATCAATTGCGGCTCTCTCTGCCGCAAGTCTTGAGGCGGAGCCTCAACGATTGGCGTTCCCAGTCTCCGACTGGGAACGAGACAACAGTGATACCATTTCACTTTAATAATGATACAAATACGCTCTTTAGGGGCATGGCATTGCCATGCCCCTACGATAAATCTATATTTATCAGGATTTTCGTGAATTGGTATGAGGTGCAACTTTCGTGTTCGGAAGTCAAATGATGAGGCTTTGAGGTGGAATGATGTCTACGACGGGCTATTCGGCGTCGCCCTTTTAGCTCGACAAGTTGTCTTCCAATTACGAATTATGCTGAGATAAATCCATCAAATTCGCCAGCTTGTAAACTACCCGCGCCCCAACATTACCATCCCACTCAGCATCACCGACTTCGCAGATATCAAAGCCAATAATTTTTCTCCCACTATTAACCAATTCCCGGAACAGACAAAATGTTTGCTCTAATTCCAACCCACCTGGAACAGGAGTACCTGTACTCGGACAGAGTTTTGGATCTAAACCATCTACATCAAAGCTAATGTAAACATACTCAGGTAAATGACTGATAATTTCTCGGCATAAATCAAGCCAAGTTGTTCCAGAGTAAAGCTTTTGTTTAATGGCTGGGTCGTAATATGCAATAATGCGATCGCTAGATTGGTCTATCATTTGCACTTCATCATGACTAATATCACGCAAACCCACTTGCACTAGCTTGGAAATTTGCGGTATTTTCATCGCATTAAACATAATCGACGCATGGGAAAACTCAAATCCCTCATAAGCATCGCGTAAATCTGCGTGGGCATCAATGTGTAAAATGCCATAGTTTGTGTACTCAGCCGCTAATGCTTGGAAATAACCTAACGGCGAACTGTGATCTCCACCAATCACTGCAACTCGCTTACCCTTGTTAATTGCTTGCTGACAATTTTCAAACAGCCATTGATTAACCTGTTGGCCAGCCTGATTAATTTCTCTAAGAACAGGGGTTAAATCAGGTGTATCTGAGAGTTGTTTACCTTGGGCTAATCGCTCAATAATTTTTGCTGCCAAGGCGCGGTAATATGTATTCTTCTCTAAAATATCTTGGGGAATTTCCACCATAAAAATTCCCTGCTTCCAACCATCAGGGTTATCAAAATCGAACAAATCTAGTTGAGTTGAAGCATCGAGAATTCGCTGTGGGCCGTTAGCTGTGCCTGCACCATAAGAAACAGTGACTTCCCACGGCACACCAAAGACAATCAGGTTTGCAGACTCATAATCGCAGGGCAAACCTAAGAGGTTGCCATTTACTTCACCTATGCCGCTAGGATTGTAGTCTTGTAGTTGATTACTCATCGATTATCTTCTCGATTTACGTAGATAGACAGCACGCCGCCTAGTGGACATCTGCATTGTAATAAAAATTTTTCACAGACGGTAAACATACTACTTGGTCGATTTAAGGTTTTTGGCGCTAACCCAACCGTATTGGGCTATGGATGAGTGTCAAAAATAATTTCAGTTTTTTGGCAATCATCTTGAAGCAGGTTAGACTAAGCAATTGGAGTTAAACATAGAAGGATAGATTTATATGCGCTTACCAATTGCAATTAGTACCATTTTAGTCGCGTCTTTGGGTTTGAGTACACCTGTAATATCTCAACCTCCTATACAGGTAGCCCAAAAACTAGCGTCTACTAGTTTTGTCTTAGAACAATTTAAGATTAATTATCGATTATGGAGACGAAAAAACATCTCTAACTATCGCTATGAATTTACTAGAAGTTGCTATTGTTCACCCAAATCCACAGAACCAGTGATTATTGAAGTCCGCAATGGAGTAACGACTTCCATTACTTATAAAGATGCTAAAAAGCCAGTAGATAAAGGATTATTTCAAAAATATAATACAATTCCTAAACTCTTTAATATCATTAAAAATGCGTTCATTCAAAAAGCAGACAACTTGACTGTACAATATAACCCAATACTTGGCTACCCCACTCAAATTAACATCGATTATGATAACCAAAGAACTGATGATACAATATTCTTTACAATTAGTAATCTGCAACAGATCGAGTAAATATAGCTAACCAGAGCATTTATATAATAGAAGGTTCCTAACTTGTAAAAAAAGGCTGAAGTCGCCTTTTTCTACAAGTCGGGGCAGCAAAATAAAAATATC contains:
- a CDS encoding site-2 protease family protein, translating into MFTLSETSILAAILLVALGILGWGFYRARPFGKLGILAWLQSVVLMTPWLLFFGLFAAGIYINIAGILFLVVTSAGLYVYLGRQLRAAGQDAILKQRATERLAAASSLKANSPQPKVAELKPEIPPIPEEDLNAVKGIFGIDTFFATETIAYQDGAIFKGNLRGEPEETHNRLTASLRQRLGDQYRLFLVENTDGRPVVIVLPSRNDPKPMLRSQKAFAGILLIATIATSLEAAGLLLNFDFFGNPGRFQEALPIGAGIFAILIAHEIGHWLLAQRHQIRLSWPFFLPAVQIGSFGAITRFESLLPNRKVLFDIALAGPAAGGIVSLLMLVTGLVLSHPGSLFQLPNQFFQGSILVGSLARVVLGSALQSPLVSVHPLVIIGWLGLVINALNLMPAGQLDGGRIVQAIYGRKTAGRATVATLILLALVSLGNTLAMYWAIVIFFLQRDQERPSLNEVTEPDDARAALGLLALFLMITTLLPLTPGLAGRLGIG
- a CDS encoding DUF6887 family protein, with product MEPTPKQAISTNSGVLSTYQSYKRIDLVRLDERTRNVYILEHRNDDEAFHIYIDRRRAQSPKQMPMTIEEAEADLQRRFGQQAS
- a CDS encoding glycoside hydrolase family 10 protein, with amino-acid sequence MKRFVKWCVEFHSWWNIRQSRKSLLFAVIASLSVVATVMLSFPLNAQINLPPTSASELRGVWLTNIDSDVLFERDRLKGSLQRLDELNFNTIYPAVWNWGYTLYPSKVAAKVIGRSLDPTPGLKGRDILKEIVDVGHQKGLTVIPWFEFGFMAPADSLLAKNRPQWLTSKSDGTRIIKEGTHNRVWLNPFRPEVQQFIQDLIVEIVRNYNIDGIQFDDHFGLPSELGYDAYTVALYKKEHRGKAPSKNFKDPEWVRWRANKITEFMKRVFTAIKATKKNCLVSVAPNPQRFSYDFFLADWQKWERLGIIEDLVLQIYRDDLNIFISELEYPEVKAAKSHIPVSVGILAGLKNRSVPMQQIQTQVQKVRDRNFAGVSFFFYETLWNMSKEKPQERQTGFQKIFPTPTAYPNLLAGWKP
- the speB gene encoding agmatinase SpeB is translated as MSNQLQDYNPSGIGEVNGNLLGLPCDYESANLIVFGVPWEVTVSYGAGTANGPQRILDASTQLDLFDFDNPDGWKQGIFMVEIPQDILEKNTYYRALAAKIIERLAQGKQLSDTPDLTPVLREINQAGQQVNQWLFENCQQAINKGKRVAVIGGDHSSPLGYFQALAAEYTNYGILHIDAHADLRDAYEGFEFSHASIMFNAMKIPQISKLVQVGLRDISHDEVQMIDQSSDRIIAYYDPAIKQKLYSGTTWLDLCREIISHLPEYVYISFDVDGLDPKLCPSTGTPVPGGLELEQTFCLFRELVNSGRKIIGFDICEVGDAEWDGNVGARVVYKLANLMDLSQHNS
- a CDS encoding DUF6174 domain-containing protein, whose product is MRLPIAISTILVASLGLSTPVISQPPIQVAQKLASTSFVLEQFKINYRLWRRKNISNYRYEFTRSCYCSPKSTEPVIIEVRNGVTTSITYKDAKKPVDKGLFQKYNTIPKLFNIIKNAFIQKADNLTVQYNPILGYPTQINIDYDNQRTDDTIFFTISNLQQIE